The following are encoded in a window of Variovorax paradoxus genomic DNA:
- a CDS encoding pilus assembly protein PilX has protein sequence MQIRSLNLAPRQRAQRGVSLLFALLTLVALLLATLALVRSVDTSTLLLGNMGFKQDATSAADQAARQAIDWLTANSASLNTDAASNGYYASTQEFAADGVTAKPPIDVTGRQLAASNNRQLIDWDGNTCQSATTGTYNGCTVTTADAGVINSNNARFVIFRLCSKPGNYVTDASISCAKPISGGGANVSKKGEMNYAEQPFPGGASGPYYRIVVRVLGARNTTSFTETIVHF, from the coding sequence ATGCAAATCAGATCTTTGAATCTTGCCCCGCGCCAGCGCGCACAACGCGGTGTCTCACTGCTCTTTGCCCTGCTGACCCTGGTTGCACTTTTGCTTGCAACGTTGGCACTGGTGCGCTCGGTGGATACCAGCACGCTGCTGCTGGGAAATATGGGCTTCAAGCAGGATGCCACCTCTGCAGCAGACCAGGCCGCGCGCCAGGCAATTGACTGGTTGACCGCCAACAGCGCCAGTCTGAACACCGATGCCGCGTCGAACGGCTACTACGCCAGCACGCAGGAGTTTGCTGCCGATGGGGTCACGGCAAAGCCGCCCATCGATGTCACCGGCCGGCAACTCGCGGCCAGCAACAACCGCCAATTGATCGACTGGGACGGCAACACCTGCCAGTCCGCCACAACGGGCACATACAACGGTTGCACCGTCACCACTGCGGATGCCGGCGTCATCAACAGCAACAACGCCCGATTCGTCATCTTCAGGCTGTGCTCCAAACCGGGCAACTACGTCACCGACGCGAGCATCAGTTGCGCCAAACCGATTTCAGGCGGCGGCGCCAACGTGAGCAAGAAGGGCGAAATGAACTACGCCGAGCAACCATTTCCCGGCGGCGCATCTGGCCCCTACTACCGCATCGTGGTCCGTGTGCTGGGCGCGCGCAACACCACCAGCTTCACCGAAACCATTGTGCATTTCTGA
- a CDS encoding PilW family protein, whose product MRTILQSTVSRRLSQRGFTLVELMVGLVLGLLTVLVISQVLALAEGKKRSITMGSDAQVNGALSLFTLQRDVQMAGYGAAASPDALGCSVTGKYDSGGTSFVFPLAPVVITNGTGADTNAPDTITVLQGQTTNFSVPMVLKEEHPQSSNYFEVASSLGAAVGNMMIAVPKLQGSGMGCTLFSVTNDTTSPATTLGPTRVPHAATAASKWNQNSIFPASGYMSGSYLLNMGSMVYRSYSISSAHSLQMIERSPVNGALTDPPLELYPQIVNLQALYGKDTNGDGVVDTYDNVTPTTNAGWLQVLAIRIAVVARSNQYEKEIVTASAPQWDVGANATIAGTATCHGTSKCIALRVSQVAEWQHYRFKVYDTIVPLRNVLWNS is encoded by the coding sequence ATGCGCACCATTCTTCAATCCACCGTCTCCAGGCGTCTTTCCCAGCGCGGTTTCACCCTGGTCGAGCTCATGGTCGGCCTCGTCCTGGGACTGCTCACCGTGCTGGTCATCAGCCAGGTGCTCGCGCTCGCTGAAGGCAAGAAGCGCTCCATCACGATGGGCAGCGATGCGCAGGTCAACGGTGCGTTGTCGCTGTTCACCCTCCAACGCGACGTGCAGATGGCAGGCTACGGTGCGGCTGCCAGCCCGGATGCCCTCGGCTGTTCAGTGACGGGGAAGTACGACTCCGGCGGCACGTCGTTCGTTTTTCCGCTGGCACCAGTCGTCATCACCAACGGCACCGGCGCCGACACCAACGCCCCGGACACGATCACTGTCTTGCAGGGTCAGACCACCAACTTTTCAGTGCCTATGGTTCTCAAGGAAGAGCACCCGCAGTCCAGCAACTATTTCGAAGTGGCGTCCTCTTTGGGCGCCGCGGTCGGCAACATGATGATTGCCGTGCCGAAACTCCAAGGTTCCGGCATGGGGTGCACGCTCTTCAGCGTGACCAACGACACCACCTCCCCGGCCACGACCCTGGGACCTACGCGCGTACCCCACGCCGCAACCGCTGCGAGCAAATGGAATCAGAACAGCATATTTCCGGCGAGCGGATACATGTCGGGCAGCTATTTGCTGAACATGGGTTCGATGGTCTATCGCAGCTACTCGATCAGTAGCGCCCACAGCCTCCAGATGATCGAACGCTCTCCGGTGAACGGAGCATTGACTGACCCGCCATTGGAACTCTATCCCCAGATCGTCAATCTCCAGGCCCTGTACGGCAAGGACACCAATGGTGATGGCGTCGTCGACACCTACGACAACGTGACGCCGACCACCAACGCGGGCTGGCTCCAGGTGCTCGCGATCCGTATTGCTGTGGTGGCGCGCAGCAATCAGTACGAGAAAGAGATCGTCACAGCGAGTGCCCCTCAATGGGACGTCGGTGCCAACGCCACCATCGCCGGCACCGCAACCTGCCACGGCACCAGCAAGTGCATTGCACTGCGAGTGAGCCAGGTCGCCGAATGGCAACACTACCGCTTCAAGGTCTACGACACGATCGTGCCGCTGCGCAACGTCCTCTGGAATTCCTGA
- a CDS encoding type IV pilus modification PilV family protein codes for MLVALLIFMLGVLGLVGLQASMTRAQTDSKVRADAAYLASELNGRMWSDLANLASYDGTGCASQARCSEWQSKVGSSLPGGTGAVTVNATSGDVAVTISWTMPSGETHRYVTHTTVAKAAN; via the coding sequence GTGCTCGTGGCATTGCTGATCTTCATGCTCGGCGTGCTCGGGTTGGTAGGCCTGCAGGCATCGATGACACGCGCCCAAACCGATTCCAAGGTGCGCGCCGATGCCGCTTACCTCGCCAGCGAACTGAACGGCCGCATGTGGTCCGATCTCGCCAATCTCGCGAGCTATGACGGCACCGGCTGCGCCTCCCAAGCTCGATGCAGCGAATGGCAGAGCAAGGTCGGCAGCAGCCTGCCTGGCGGGACCGGTGCAGTCACCGTCAATGCAACCTCTGGCGACGTCGCCGTCACCATCAGCTGGACGATGCCGAGTGGTGAAACACATCGGTACGTCACACACACAACCGTCGCCAAGGCTGCGAACTGA
- a CDS encoding GspH/FimT family pseudopilin, with protein MPVTMRQRGFTLVELVVTIAVLALILFAAMPSIGTWLENTRIRNVADSLQNGLQLARGEAVRRNQSMSLWLVSLNDPAVLSDDCSLSGASGAWIVSVNSPVGHCADAPSTTSSPMIVTGRASGDGGGRVSVVAVQSTDGSTEGTSVTFNGFGRVANADAIGQIDITGTTTGARALRIVVSPSGSVRMCEPAIVDSAAKDPRQC; from the coding sequence ATGCCGGTCACCATGCGTCAACGCGGCTTCACACTGGTCGAGCTGGTCGTCACCATCGCGGTGCTGGCGCTGATCCTCTTCGCCGCTATGCCAAGCATCGGCACATGGCTGGAGAACACCCGCATCCGCAACGTCGCCGATTCACTGCAAAACGGGCTCCAACTGGCGCGCGGCGAAGCTGTGCGGCGCAATCAGAGCATGTCGCTCTGGCTGGTGTCGCTCAACGACCCTGCGGTGCTGAGCGATGACTGTTCTCTCTCGGGCGCCAGCGGCGCCTGGATCGTGAGTGTGAATTCACCAGTGGGACATTGCGCCGATGCGCCGTCCACGACCAGTTCCCCCATGATCGTCACCGGACGCGCGTCTGGGGACGGTGGGGGACGAGTCTCGGTGGTGGCTGTGCAATCCACTGATGGCTCAACCGAAGGCACGAGCGTCACATTCAACGGGTTTGGGCGCGTTGCCAACGCCGACGCCATTGGCCAGATCGACATAACCGGAACCACCACTGGCGCTAGAGCGTTGCGCATCGTCGTTTCGCCCTCAGGCTCGGTGCGCATGTGCGAACCGGCCATCGTCGACAGCGCGGCAAAGGATCCCCGCCAATGCTGA
- a CDS encoding type IV pilin protein, whose amino-acid sequence MKTAARQHRSLQGFTLIEVMVVVAVIGILAAIALPSYNDYVRRGQLPEAFNTLSAYRATMEQYYQDNRNYGPSGTNCAANAAAAFTPSGAKYFGYTCSTSASQQNYVITATGSAGRAGGHTYTINQNGDRVTTQFKGSTVTQPCWLTSTSAC is encoded by the coding sequence ATGAAAACGGCTGCCCGCCAACACCGCAGCTTGCAGGGCTTCACCCTCATCGAGGTCATGGTCGTCGTGGCCGTCATCGGCATCCTCGCGGCCATCGCGCTCCCGAGCTACAACGACTACGTTCGACGTGGGCAACTGCCTGAGGCGTTCAATACGCTTTCCGCCTATCGGGCGACGATGGAGCAGTACTACCAAGACAACCGGAACTACGGGCCCTCGGGAACCAATTGCGCTGCCAATGCGGCGGCCGCATTCACGCCTTCCGGTGCCAAGTACTTTGGGTACACCTGCTCGACGTCCGCCAGCCAGCAGAACTACGTCATCACTGCCACGGGAAGTGCTGGGCGGGCGGGCGGCCACACATACACCATCAACCAGAACGGAGACCGCGTCACCACCCAATTCAAGGGTAGCACCGTGACGCAACCGTGCTGGCTTACCAGCACCAGCGCCTGCTGA
- a CDS encoding PglL family O-oligosaccharyltransferase, whose product MNRFDASLSAPPSSASSRAARLVCAGLVAWPFLSPLVSGPSINVWQQLMSWGCVAGLLAMAPSAFPSRGLSAGPAVMGVFVVLSAALGRGATLLVPTLGVFAGIAMAACLGAGAAQHRGPLLRALAIGLLAAGLLSALLGLLQYYGLAEFLGPLTSSPTSGRGWGNLRQRNQFATLISLALVAALWWHAMSGSRRTHGWFVPAAVLLVAALVASGSRTGFLQLLLIAVGAAAMAWRERRMTTQAAGDFRLPAPALLLAAIPLYAALHWLMPYLASGGDVGHAATAGTGMLHRLQPSVVTTDSRVVLWQNVLTLIAQRPLTGWGWGELSFAHFATLYSGPRFPVILDNAHNLPLHLAVELGIPAAVLICGGFFWMVAAAKPWQERDPLRLMAWGLLGVILLHSLLEYPLWYGPFQLVFGLCLGILWPASPQRPKANSSRKLAAFAAAAWIALIGYAAWDYTRISQIYLPREARLPAYRDDTLAKLQGSWLFSRQVDFAELTLTAVTPANAAHMHELAGRVLHFSPEPRVIMKLIESAELLGRDAEAQALAARFRVAFPAAFARWLDNRPDDAPEL is encoded by the coding sequence ATGAATCGCTTTGACGCGTCCCTGTCGGCGCCTCCTTCGTCCGCATCTTCACGGGCTGCGCGGCTGGTCTGTGCCGGCCTCGTGGCTTGGCCCTTTCTTTCCCCGTTGGTGAGTGGCCCCTCGATCAATGTCTGGCAGCAACTGATGTCATGGGGCTGCGTTGCCGGGCTACTCGCGATGGCGCCGTCCGCCTTTCCCTCGAGGGGACTGAGCGCGGGGCCGGCGGTGATGGGGGTTTTCGTCGTGCTCTCCGCCGCATTGGGTCGCGGAGCCACGCTCTTGGTGCCGACCTTGGGCGTATTCGCGGGGATCGCAATGGCCGCTTGCCTCGGTGCAGGAGCGGCGCAGCACCGCGGTCCTCTACTTCGTGCATTGGCCATCGGCCTGCTCGCTGCAGGTTTGCTCAGCGCCCTTCTGGGCCTCCTCCAGTACTACGGTCTCGCGGAATTTTTGGGTCCGCTGACCTCTTCACCCACGTCCGGCCGTGGTTGGGGCAACCTGCGCCAGCGCAACCAGTTCGCGACCCTGATCAGTCTGGCTCTTGTCGCCGCGCTGTGGTGGCACGCGATGTCGGGTTCTCGACGGACCCACGGGTGGTTCGTCCCCGCAGCCGTGCTCCTGGTTGCAGCCCTGGTTGCCTCGGGATCGCGCACCGGTTTCCTGCAGTTGCTGCTGATCGCCGTCGGTGCTGCAGCTATGGCCTGGCGGGAGCGCCGAATGACGACGCAGGCTGCGGGGGACTTTCGCCTGCCAGCCCCCGCACTGCTGCTCGCCGCCATTCCACTGTACGCCGCCCTGCACTGGCTGATGCCGTACCTGGCCAGTGGCGGCGATGTCGGCCATGCAGCAACCGCCGGCACAGGCATGCTCCACCGCCTGCAACCCTCCGTAGTCACCACCGACAGCCGCGTCGTCCTCTGGCAGAACGTCCTGACCCTCATCGCCCAGCGCCCCCTCACCGGCTGGGGCTGGGGCGAACTCAGCTTCGCCCACTTCGCCACGCTGTACAGCGGCCCGCGTTTCCCCGTCATCCTCGACAACGCCCACAACCTCCCGCTGCACCTTGCAGTCGAACTGGGTATTCCGGCCGCAGTGCTGATCTGCGGCGGTTTCTTCTGGATGGTGGCGGCGGCGAAGCCGTGGCAAGAGCGCGACCCGTTGCGGCTGATGGCGTGGGGCCTGCTCGGCGTCATCCTGTTGCACAGCCTGCTCGAGTACCCGCTCTGGTACGGCCCGTTCCAGCTGGTGTTCGGCCTGTGCCTCGGCATCCTGTGGCCCGCATCGCCCCAGCGCCCGAAAGCGAACAGCAGCAGAAAACTCGCCGCCTTCGCCGCCGCAGCCTGGATCGCCCTCATCGGCTACGCCGCCTGGGACTACACCCGCATCAGCCAGATCTACCTGCCGCGCGAGGCGCGCCTGCCGGCCTACCGCGACGACACGCTCGCCAAGCTCCAGGGCTCGTGGCTGTTCTCACGCCAAGTGGATTTCGCCGAACTGACGCTCACCGCCGTCACACCGGCGAATGCCGCGCACATGCACGAACTGGCCGGGCGCGTGCTGCACTTTTCGCCCGAGCCGCGCGTCATCATGAAGTTGATCGAAAGCGCCGAACTGCTGGGGCGCGATGCCGAAGCGCAGGCGCTGGCCGCGCGCTTCCGGGTGGCGTTCCCGGCCGCTTTCGCCCGCTGGCTGGACAACCGCCCGGACGACGCGCCCGAGCTGTAG
- the moaC gene encoding cyclic pyranopterin monophosphate synthase MoaC, producing MSTLTHFDAQGQAHMVDVAAKPATHRVAVATGRIEMQPATLALIESGTAKKGDVLGIARIAGIQAAKKTSDLIPLCHPLALTRVAVAFALAEGGQAPQVACTATVETVGPTGVEMEALTAVQVALLTIYDMCKAVDRGMRITDVHVLEKHGGKSGSYVATTG from the coding sequence ATGAGCACCCTCACCCACTTCGACGCCCAAGGCCAGGCCCACATGGTCGACGTGGCGGCCAAGCCCGCCACCCACCGCGTGGCCGTGGCCACCGGCCGCATCGAGATGCAGCCCGCGACGCTCGCGCTGATCGAATCGGGCACCGCCAAGAAGGGCGACGTGCTGGGCATCGCGCGCATCGCCGGCATCCAGGCCGCCAAGAAGACCAGCGACCTCATCCCGCTGTGCCACCCGCTCGCGCTGACCCGCGTGGCCGTGGCCTTCGCGCTCGCCGAGGGCGGCCAGGCGCCGCAGGTGGCCTGCACCGCGACCGTCGAGACCGTCGGCCCGACCGGCGTGGAAATGGAAGCCCTGACCGCCGTGCAGGTCGCGCTGCTCACCATCTACGACATGTGCAAGGCCGTCGACCGCGGGATGCGGATCACGGATGTGCATGTGCTGGAGAAGCACGGCGGGAAGTCGGGAAGCTACGTCGCGACGACGGGCTGA
- a CDS encoding M48 family metalloprotease has protein sequence MPRLTPSSPKKTRPTPFRHAVCATFLIASQVLLPAPALAQVQQILPGLGDGGEMTASAERRLGDQIVRELYRDTDYIDDPVIAAYVQDIWQRLLEAARARGELTPELDERFAWTILLGRDRNINAFALPGGYLGLNLGLLAAVGSRDELATVLGHELSHVTQRHISRIMSKQGKQMPLMIAGLILGMIAASKSRNSDAGQAVIMGSQALFMQNQLSFSRDMEREADRIGFGVMTQAGFAPQGAAAMFEKLQYASRLNDNGSYPYLRSHPLTTERISDMQGRFQFRADAAPSVVPLAMDHAMVASRARVLTRPGVDVLRLWVNAASSGEFAGSSPAQQAGTLYAAAMGAKELRDFKAARALAERLVTRTADDAAAAKQARWLQAEIELAAGGAPRAAALLDAKSKERPEMILAAEAAIAQRQPAPMVPVLRDWVAVHPRDATVWRTLANLYGAQNDTLRAVRADAEANVAILDYPAARDRFKAAQELIRKSGGPIDHYEASIVDTRARAVDVLVKQQAEEPPLK, from the coding sequence ATGCCGCGCTTGACTCCTTCTTCCCCCAAGAAAACCCGCCCGACGCCCTTCCGGCATGCGGTGTGTGCTACCTTTTTGATAGCTTCCCAGGTGCTGCTGCCGGCCCCCGCGCTGGCGCAGGTGCAGCAGATCCTGCCGGGCCTCGGCGACGGTGGCGAGATGACGGCGAGTGCCGAGCGCCGTCTTGGCGACCAGATCGTGCGAGAGCTGTACCGCGACACCGACTACATCGACGACCCGGTGATCGCCGCCTACGTGCAGGACATCTGGCAGCGCTTGCTGGAGGCCGCACGCGCGCGCGGCGAGCTCACGCCCGAACTCGACGAGCGCTTCGCCTGGACGATCCTGCTGGGGCGCGACCGCAACATCAACGCCTTCGCGCTGCCGGGCGGCTACCTCGGGCTGAACCTGGGGCTGCTGGCCGCGGTCGGCAGCCGCGACGAGCTGGCGACGGTGCTCGGGCACGAGCTGTCGCACGTCACGCAGCGCCACATCTCGCGCATCATGAGCAAGCAGGGCAAGCAGATGCCCTTGATGATCGCGGGCCTGATCCTCGGGATGATCGCGGCCAGCAAGAGCCGCAACTCCGACGCCGGCCAGGCGGTGATCATGGGCAGCCAGGCGCTGTTCATGCAGAACCAGCTGAGTTTTTCGCGCGACATGGAGCGCGAGGCCGACCGCATCGGCTTCGGCGTGATGACGCAGGCGGGCTTTGCGCCGCAGGGCGCCGCGGCGATGTTCGAGAAGCTGCAGTACGCCTCGCGCCTGAACGACAACGGCTCGTACCCCTACCTGCGCAGCCATCCGCTGACGACCGAGCGCATCTCGGACATGCAGGGCCGCTTTCAGTTCCGCGCCGATGCCGCACCGTCGGTGGTGCCGCTGGCAATGGACCACGCCATGGTCGCCTCGCGCGCCCGCGTGCTGACGCGCCCGGGCGTCGACGTGCTGCGGCTGTGGGTCAACGCGGCGTCGAGCGGCGAGTTCGCGGGCAGTTCACCGGCCCAGCAGGCGGGCACGCTCTACGCGGCGGCGATGGGGGCCAAGGAGCTGCGCGATTTCAAGGCGGCGCGTGCGCTGGCCGAACGGCTCGTGACCCGAACGGCCGACGACGCGGCCGCGGCCAAGCAGGCGCGCTGGCTGCAGGCCGAGATCGAACTCGCGGCCGGCGGCGCGCCTCGCGCTGCGGCGTTGCTCGACGCCAAGTCGAAGGAGCGGCCCGAGATGATCCTCGCGGCCGAAGCCGCGATCGCCCAGCGCCAGCCCGCGCCGATGGTGCCCGTGCTGCGCGATTGGGTGGCCGTCCATCCGCGCGACGCCACGGTCTGGCGCACGCTGGCCAACCTGTACGGTGCGCAGAACGACACGCTGCGCGCGGTCCGTGCCGACGCCGAGGCCAACGTGGCGATCCTCGACTATCCGGCGGCGCGCGACCGCTTCAAGGCGGCGCAAGAACTGATCCGCAAGTCGGGCGGGCCCATCGACCACTACGAGGCGTCGATCGTCGACACGCGCGCGCGCGCCGTCGACGTGCTGGTCAAGCAGCAGGCCGAGGAGCCGCCGCTGAAGTGA
- a CDS encoding phage holin family protein — protein MRILLKWLLSAVALLAVAYLYSGVQVQSFGSALLAAAVIGLLNMVVRPVLVILTLPVTIVTLGLFLFVINALLFWAASGLLGGFHVSGFFAALVGSLIYSLLGLLIESALGGLLSSRR, from the coding sequence ATGCGCATCCTCCTCAAATGGCTGCTCAGCGCCGTCGCGCTGCTCGCGGTCGCCTACCTCTACAGCGGCGTCCAGGTCCAGAGCTTCGGTTCGGCGCTGCTCGCGGCGGCCGTGATCGGCCTGCTCAACATGGTCGTGCGGCCGGTGCTGGTGATCCTCACGCTGCCGGTCACCATCGTCACGCTCGGGCTGTTCCTGTTCGTGATCAACGCCCTGCTGTTCTGGGCCGCCTCGGGCCTGCTCGGCGGCTTCCACGTGAGCGGCTTCTTTGCGGCGCTGGTGGGCTCGCTGATCTACTCGCTGCTCGGGCTGCTCATCGAGAGCGCGCTGGGCGGGCTGCTGTCGTCACGGCGCTGA
- a CDS encoding TerC family protein, producing the protein MEQFMTPEFWVAVGQIIMIDILLGGDNAVVIALACRKLPPAQRTQGILWGTAGAIVLRVILIFFALTLLAIPFLKLVGAILLLWIGVKLLAPDHDDAHGNITGSDKLWGAVKTVIIADLVMSVDNVIAIAGAAQGAGEGHQMPLVIFGLLVSIPIIVWGSQLVIKLMDRFPMIITLGGMLLGWIAGTMAVSDPALANPTNWTWVPKVPQTDTIKYAAGVFGALLVLAIGKWVASRKPAPATPAH; encoded by the coding sequence ATGGAACAGTTCATGACCCCGGAATTCTGGGTCGCGGTCGGTCAGATCATCATGATCGACATTCTTCTGGGCGGCGACAACGCTGTCGTCATCGCGCTGGCATGCCGCAAGCTGCCGCCCGCGCAACGCACCCAGGGCATCCTGTGGGGTACCGCCGGCGCCATCGTGCTGCGCGTGATCCTGATCTTCTTCGCGCTCACGCTGCTCGCGATTCCGTTCCTGAAGCTGGTGGGCGCGATCCTGCTGCTGTGGATCGGCGTGAAACTGCTGGCCCCCGACCATGACGACGCGCACGGCAACATCACCGGCAGCGACAAGCTCTGGGGTGCCGTGAAGACCGTGATCATTGCCGACCTGGTGATGAGCGTGGACAACGTGATCGCCATCGCCGGTGCCGCACAAGGCGCGGGCGAAGGCCACCAGATGCCGCTGGTGATCTTCGGTCTGCTCGTGAGCATCCCGATCATCGTCTGGGGCAGCCAGCTGGTCATCAAGCTGATGGACCGCTTCCCGATGATCATCACGCTGGGCGGCATGCTGCTGGGCTGGATCGCCGGCACGATGGCCGTGTCCGACCCGGCACTGGCGAACCCGACCAACTGGACCTGGGTGCCGAAGGTGCCGCAGACCGACACCATCAAGTACGCCGCCGGCGTCTTCGGTGCGCTGCTGGTGCTGGCGATCGGCAAGTGGGTGGCCTCGCGCAAGCCGGCCCCCGCCACCCCGGCCCACTGA
- a CDS encoding DUF3717 domain-containing protein encodes MAAIHITDIEAAINHWREKSPSPDGITLAPELRALAEVYALMVFHHEDEVDEVGFPAKAWAAWLDWYHSTPDTPCIAICSTSQGDDECKGCGRSFDEVQYWPAMTPVEKRVTWRRITMEDSAWRFNRYAERAREAEPAQQPAEAEPEFDPDNDKNWAP; translated from the coding sequence ATGGCCGCCATCCACATCACCGACATCGAGGCCGCCATCAACCACTGGCGCGAGAAGTCTCCCTCGCCTGACGGCATCACGCTGGCGCCCGAACTGCGCGCGCTGGCCGAGGTCTACGCGCTCATGGTCTTCCACCACGAAGACGAAGTCGACGAGGTCGGCTTTCCCGCCAAGGCCTGGGCTGCCTGGCTTGACTGGTACCACAGCACGCCCGACACGCCCTGCATCGCGATCTGCTCGACGAGCCAGGGCGACGACGAGTGCAAGGGCTGCGGGCGCAGCTTCGACGAGGTGCAGTACTGGCCGGCGATGACGCCGGTCGAGAAGCGTGTCACCTGGCGCCGCATCACCATGGAAGACTCGGCCTGGCGATTCAACCGCTACGCCGAGCGCGCGCGCGAAGCCGAGCCGGCGCAGCAGCCGGCCGAGGCTGAGCCCGAGTTCGATCCCGACAACGACAAAAACTGGGCGCCCTGA
- a CDS encoding putative signal transducing protein has translation MRRLAQAPNLAIATVWAHALREEGVAATVQREFLGAVMGQLPPDQCLPEIWIDDESQYELAKRLLHELQNRPQRSWRCVCGEQVEGGFEQCWQCGEMMPAA, from the coding sequence ATGCGCCGCCTCGCGCAAGCGCCCAACCTCGCGATCGCGACCGTGTGGGCGCACGCCTTGCGCGAGGAGGGCGTGGCCGCCACCGTGCAGCGCGAATTCCTCGGCGCGGTCATGGGCCAGCTGCCGCCCGACCAGTGCCTGCCCGAGATCTGGATCGACGACGAATCGCAGTACGAGCTCGCGAAGCGCTTGCTGCACGAACTGCAGAACCGCCCGCAGCGCAGCTGGCGGTGCGTGTGCGGCGAGCAGGTCGAAGGCGGTTTCGAGCAGTGCTGGCAGTGCGGCGAGATGATGCCGGCCGCCTAG
- a CDS encoding YaeQ family protein codes for MALKSTIFKATLAVADIDHGYYADHALTLARHPSETDERMMIRLVALALNAHQLQDICNGDGTLAFGAGLSNVEEPDVWLRDFTGQTKIWIEVGQPEDKPVIKACGKADEVIVYCFNHAAEIWWRGIENKLTRPQNLKVYRVPTEASQALAKLAQRSMQLQATIQESTLTLGDGVNSIDVELLRWK; via the coding sequence ATGGCCCTCAAGTCCACTATCTTCAAGGCCACCCTCGCCGTTGCCGACATCGACCACGGCTACTACGCCGACCATGCGCTGACCCTGGCGCGCCACCCCAGCGAGACCGACGAGCGGATGATGATCCGGCTGGTGGCGCTGGCGCTCAACGCGCACCAGCTGCAGGACATCTGCAACGGCGACGGCACGCTGGCCTTCGGCGCGGGGCTGTCCAACGTCGAGGAGCCCGACGTGTGGCTGCGCGACTTCACGGGCCAGACCAAGATCTGGATCGAGGTCGGCCAGCCGGAAGACAAGCCCGTCATCAAGGCCTGCGGCAAGGCGGACGAGGTGATCGTCTACTGCTTCAACCACGCGGCCGAAATCTGGTGGCGCGGCATCGAGAACAAGCTCACGCGGCCGCAGAACCTCAAGGTCTACCGCGTGCCGACCGAGGCCTCGCAGGCGCTCGCCAAGCTGGCGCAGCGCAGTATGCAGTTGCAGGCAACGATCCAGGAAAGCACGCTGACGCTGGGCGACGGCGTGAACAGCATCGACGTCGAGCTTCTGCGCTGGAAGTGA